A section of the Candidatus Margulisiibacteriota bacterium genome encodes:
- the dnaN gene encoding DNA polymerase III subunit beta has protein sequence MEFSCQKEDLAKAVQIVEKAVGTKSTLPIIGNILIETTVNGIKLASNNLEIGIEVIIPATILSAGKILAPAKTLGSIVSKLPDAEVNIEIFDNQVIKINCGQSKFNIHGLAADEFLMLNKVTDGENITINAMHFKEMIRQVIFSVSLDESKHILNGVYFQFGYNPEQKEKFRMVSTDGYRLALKEGEIEQAVTNPINFVIPTKALNEVASIIQTNEEDNMVLNFSSDQVAFTYKNNYLVTRIIQGQFPDFNQVIPKSSLTKLLINRKNFLEAAERCSIIASSSANIIKLELSNNKLLITARTPDVGEFSELIDVDMSGDSETQISFNVRLLIDVLKIVSDEKVSLNFSGTLNPGVIKPEGKESYLYVIMPIRTTDNR, from the coding sequence ATGGAATTTAGTTGTCAAAAAGAGGATTTAGCGAAGGCCGTACAAATTGTAGAAAAAGCCGTAGGAACAAAAAGCACTTTACCAATTATTGGTAATATATTAATTGAAACAACAGTGAATGGAATAAAATTAGCCTCTAATAATTTAGAAATAGGTATTGAAGTAATAATACCAGCTACAATTCTTTCCGCAGGTAAAATTTTAGCTCCTGCAAAAACCTTAGGCAGTATCGTGTCAAAACTACCGGATGCAGAAGTAAATATAGAGATATTTGATAATCAGGTAATCAAAATTAACTGCGGGCAATCAAAATTTAATATTCATGGTCTGGCAGCAGATGAATTTCTTATGCTCAACAAAGTAACAGATGGAGAAAATATTACTATTAATGCGATGCATTTTAAAGAAATGATAAGACAGGTTATTTTTTCTGTTTCTTTAGATGAAAGCAAGCATATTTTGAATGGTGTTTATTTTCAGTTCGGTTATAATCCTGAACAAAAAGAAAAATTCAGAATGGTATCTACCGATGGCTATAGACTGGCTTTAAAAGAAGGAGAAATTGAGCAGGCGGTAACTAATCCTATTAATTTCGTTATACCTACAAAAGCATTGAATGAAGTTGCGTCGATTATACAAACGAACGAAGAAGATAATATGGTCCTTAATTTTTCTTCAGATCAAGTAGCATTTACTTATAAAAATAATTATCTCGTTACAAGAATTATACAGGGGCAATTTCCAGATTTTAACCAAGTCATTCCAAAATCTTCATTAACAAAACTTTTGATTAACAGGAAAAACTTTCTAGAAGCAGCAGAGCGTTGTTCAATTATTGCCAGTTCAAGCGCAAATATTATCAAATTAGAGCTTTCAAATAACAAATTACTAATCACTGCTAGAACTCCGGATGTAGGTGAATTCTCTGAATTGATTGATGTCGATATGAGTGGCGATTCAGAAACACAAATATCGTTTAATGTACGTTTATTGATTGATGTGCTTAAGATAGTGAGTGATGAAAAGGTATCGCTTAATTTTTCCGGTACATTGAATCCAGGCGTAATAAAACCTGAGGGAAAAGAAAGTTATCTGTATGTTATAATGCCGATAAGAACTACGGACAACAGATAG
- a CDS encoding DNA replication/repair protein RecF, which produces MPIMIIKSLELENFRNYSKAKIDIDPYINILVGLNAQGKTNILEAIFLIATSKSHRIQKNNELIKFQEDHALVSLRAESLRGNNFFNIQVMNDNNKQIHVNGKRIKRATELLGYFNVVLFSPEDIDIVCGSPIDRRKFIDIFVSQVKPSYAVLLSDYYKVLKQRNKTLKDISKQKCKEDMLNMWDEQLVNLSYTIVNERLQAIKSIEEKANKFYSYISDYQEQLTIEYYSGIGGKDKYTAQEYKHIFQQKIKSSLKMDIILGTTSCGPHRDDMLLKLNDKEAKLYASQGQKRLVSLSLKYAEVEYIRENTGEYPVLLFDDVLLELDLKRKHKLFEELIKKAQIIITTTDLKRYQEVVVKAATIFSINQGEVIKGT; this is translated from the coding sequence ATGCCAATAATGATTATAAAAAGCTTAGAGCTAGAGAATTTTAGAAATTATTCAAAAGCTAAAATAGATATTGATCCATATATAAATATTTTGGTTGGACTTAATGCTCAAGGAAAAACGAATATTCTTGAAGCAATTTTCCTTATTGCTACCTCAAAATCACATAGAATCCAAAAAAATAATGAGCTAATTAAGTTTCAAGAGGACCATGCTCTGGTTTCATTGCGAGCAGAGAGTTTACGAGGGAATAATTTTTTTAATATTCAGGTGATGAATGATAATAATAAGCAGATTCATGTTAATGGAAAAAGAATCAAGAGAGCTACCGAACTGCTTGGATATTTTAATGTTGTTCTTTTTTCGCCGGAAGATATTGATATAGTCTGCGGTTCTCCAATAGATAGAAGAAAATTTATTGATATTTTTGTTTCTCAGGTTAAGCCATCATATGCAGTTTTGCTAAGTGATTATTATAAGGTGCTGAAGCAACGAAATAAAACACTCAAAGATATAAGTAAGCAGAAGTGTAAAGAAGACATGCTTAATATGTGGGATGAGCAGCTTGTTAACCTCTCGTATACCATAGTTAACGAACGTTTACAGGCAATCAAATCAATAGAAGAAAAAGCGAATAAATTTTATAGTTATATTAGTGATTATCAAGAGCAGCTCACAATCGAATACTATTCTGGTATTGGCGGAAAAGACAAATATACAGCTCAAGAGTATAAACACATTTTTCAACAAAAGATTAAAAGCTCTTTAAAAATGGATATAATTTTAGGAACGACATCCTGTGGACCGCATAGGGATGATATGTTATTAAAACTAAATGATAAAGAAGCCAAGTTATATGCGTCCCAAGGTCAGAAAAGATTGGTGAGTTTAAGTCTTAAATATGCTGAAGTTGAATATATCAGAGAAAATACAGGTGAATACCCTGTTTTACTTTTTGATGATGTTTTATTAGAATTAGATTTAAAGAGAAAACATAAATTATTTGAAGAACTGATAAAAAAAGCTCAAATCATTATAACGACAACTGATTTGAAAAGATACCAGGAAGTAGTTGTAAAAGCGGCAACTATTTTTAGTATAAATCAAGGTGAAGTGATCAAGGGTACTTAA
- a CDS encoding chromosomal replication initiator protein DnaA gives MWQELIASLRKNLSTPGFETFKTTAQPISFNDGVLVIGVPNEFTKNWLKERVELLIKSTIKNAFFISVMVDFQVSSEAKKSLETVSVEEERRTNETKANSSSEYHNRNNNNASNSLAMKVSSSNLNSKYTFESFVVGQSNRFAHAATIAVSSAPGKAYNPLFIYGGVGLGKTHLMHAIGMKAMENNPDINVLYVSSETFTNELINAIRDDKTAKFREKYRNIDVLLIDDIQFLAGKERTQEEFFHTFNSLHEYNKQIVISSDRPPKDIPTLEDRLKSRFDWGLSTDIQAPELETRIAILKKKAELEGLEIPINVLNFIATQIPSNIRELEGALIRIIAYASLINSQISIELASDVIKDIIIPKQNKPVTIDLIKKTVASYFNITVDNMCSKTRTKDLAMYRQIAMYLARDLTNTSLPNIGKSFGGRDHTTVMYACDKVKEMLEIDEVTKNSFKDILTKLGRI, from the coding sequence ATTTGGCAGGAGCTCATTGCTTCTCTAAGAAAAAATCTTAGTACCCCCGGGTTTGAAACGTTCAAAACGACAGCTCAACCCATTTCCTTTAATGATGGAGTTTTAGTTATTGGCGTTCCAAATGAGTTTACAAAAAACTGGCTAAAAGAGCGTGTTGAACTATTAATAAAAAGTACCATCAAAAATGCCTTCTTTATTAGTGTGATGGTAGATTTTCAGGTTTCTTCTGAAGCTAAGAAAAGTTTGGAAACCGTGTCGGTGGAAGAAGAGCGCCGTACCAATGAAACCAAAGCAAACTCCAGTTCAGAGTATCACAACCGAAACAACAATAATGCCAGCAATTCTCTTGCAATGAAAGTAAGTAGCTCCAACCTAAATAGTAAGTATACTTTTGAATCATTTGTTGTCGGGCAATCAAATCGATTTGCCCATGCTGCCACGATTGCAGTTTCGTCGGCTCCGGGAAAAGCCTATAACCCATTGTTCATTTATGGTGGGGTAGGTTTAGGAAAAACCCATCTTATGCATGCTATCGGCATGAAAGCCATGGAAAATAATCCAGATATAAATGTTCTCTATGTATCGTCAGAAACATTTACAAATGAATTAATCAACGCCATAAGGGATGATAAAACCGCTAAATTCCGGGAAAAATATCGGAATATAGACGTCCTCCTAATTGATGATATCCAATTTTTAGCTGGAAAAGAAAGAACACAAGAAGAGTTTTTCCATACGTTTAACTCTTTGCATGAATATAACAAACAAATTGTCATCTCCTCTGATCGCCCGCCCAAAGACATACCGACGCTAGAGGACCGGTTAAAATCCCGGTTTGATTGGGGTTTATCGACAGATATTCAGGCTCCGGAGCTTGAAACCAGGATAGCTATTCTAAAAAAGAAAGCCGAACTGGAAGGTTTAGAGATTCCAATTAATGTCCTTAATTTTATTGCGACCCAAATTCCTTCGAATATCCGTGAGCTGGAAGGCGCACTTATACGAATAATAGCTTATGCCTCGTTAATTAATAGTCAGATAAGTATTGAACTCGCAAGCGATGTCATTAAAGATATCATCATACCGAAACAGAACAAACCGGTAACAATCGATCTTATTAAGAAAACTGTAGCCTCGTATTTTAATATTACGGTAGATAATATGTGCTCAAAAACACGTACCAAGGATCTGGCTATGTATCGACAAATAGCGATGTACCTGGCACGAGACCTGACAAATACCTCACTGCCTAATATCGGCAAAAGCTTTGGAGGTCGGGACCACACTACCGTTATGTATGCGTGCGATAAAGTAAAAGAAATGTTAGAAATTGATGAAGTAACAAAGAATTCTTTTAAAGATATTCTAACAAAATTAGGAAGAATCTAA